The Desulfuromonas versatilis genome has a segment encoding these proteins:
- a CDS encoding radical SAM protein, with the protein MSRKKTFLAVVADAAGEVFEHPELLLAGMNGMQARLPRPDEMIPLPEGSRLFTIPGTPPMGFDRRSRKLLTAQSLPRSWGGGPIQAVSAFMTPAYTRTLLPAADYGRKQVQLPLWSYTAVGWCVEEERFYVAAARVDRNTQWRPEHFDDRQLDPLVRKALRENPGNRLLEQLSRCAVDYHCFAAKNLFFRRWEAPLPTSPVCNSRCLGCISLQEAPECCPSSQERLSFVPTVQELCEVAVPHLEQAENAIVSFGQGCEGDPILQAETICASVREMRRQSSRGTINFNSNASIPDAIDRLADAGVDSVRVSLNSVQEHFYNAYYRPRGYKFADVLESIHRAKARGMFTMLNYLVFPGVSDREDEVAALETLVEEAGVDLVQLRNLSIDPVMYWNAMGAQGEGMGMKTMMDRVKARIPRLQYGYFNRTRETFYPEGYESDWPLPGE; encoded by the coding sequence ATGAGCCGCAAGAAAACCTTTCTCGCCGTGGTGGCCGACGCCGCCGGCGAAGTATTCGAACACCCCGAACTGCTGCTGGCGGGGATGAACGGCATGCAGGCGCGCCTGCCGCGGCCCGACGAGATGATCCCGCTGCCCGAGGGGAGCCGGCTGTTCACCATCCCCGGCACTCCCCCCATGGGCTTCGACCGCCGCAGCCGCAAGCTGCTGACGGCGCAGAGCCTGCCCCGCTCCTGGGGTGGCGGGCCCATCCAGGCGGTCTCCGCCTTCATGACCCCGGCCTACACCCGGACCCTGCTGCCGGCCGCCGACTACGGCCGCAAGCAGGTGCAGCTGCCGCTGTGGTCCTACACGGCGGTGGGCTGGTGCGTCGAGGAAGAGCGCTTTTACGTCGCCGCGGCCCGGGTCGACCGTAACACCCAGTGGCGCCCGGAGCACTTCGACGATCGCCAGCTCGACCCGCTGGTGCGCAAGGCGCTGCGGGAGAACCCCGGCAACCGCCTGCTCGAGCAGCTGTCGCGCTGCGCGGTGGACTATCACTGCTTCGCCGCCAAGAACCTCTTCTTTCGCCGCTGGGAGGCGCCCCTGCCCACCTCGCCGGTCTGCAACTCGCGCTGCCTGGGGTGCATCTCGCTGCAGGAGGCCCCCGAGTGCTGCCCCTCCAGCCAGGAGCGGCTGAGCTTCGTGCCGACGGTGCAGGAGCTCTGCGAGGTCGCCGTGCCGCACCTCGAGCAGGCCGAGAACGCCATCGTCTCCTTCGGCCAGGGGTGCGAGGGGGACCCGATCCTGCAGGCGGAGACCATCTGCGCCTCGGTGCGCGAGATGCGCCGGCAGAGCTCACGCGGGACCATCAACTTCAACTCCAACGCCTCGATCCCCGACGCCATCGACCGGCTGGCCGACGCCGGGGTCGACTCGGTGCGGGTCTCGCTGAACTCGGTGCAGGAGCACTTTTACAACGCCTATTACCGCCCCCGGGGCTACAAGTTCGCCGACGTGCTCGAATCGATCCACAGGGCGAAGGCCCGCGGCATGTTCACTATGTTAAACTATCTGGTGTTCCCCGGGGTGAGCGACCGGGAGGACGAGGTGGCGGCGCTGGAGACCCTGGTCGAGGAGGCCGGCGTCGACCTGGTGCAGTTGCGCAACCTGAGCATCGACCCGGTCATGTACTGGAACGCCATGGGCGCCCAGGGCGAGGGGATGGGGATGAAGACCATGATGGACCGGGTTAAGGCGCGCATCCCCCGCCTGCAGTACGGATATTTCAACCGCACCCGGGAGACCTTCTACCCCGAGGGCTACGAGAGCGACTGGCCGCTGCCGGGGGAGTGA
- a CDS encoding HAMP domain-containing sensor histidine kinase: MSLFRPRSFLLLVLLGFGFVSLPLIVALINAEIAMGKLARQGTLAVFRSVGATQGGRILVEDLIALERRARQYEVLGDQHLLEEVGGLHEEIDRTLRQLLALPLEDAQHKRLRDMEKGVHEVVTALSEQPRGSEAQKAALERFTELNRMANRLYSENNELIVREVNQMQKSVSAAQKTLIWQAVALIPFSILFVALFTHLLSRPIKQIVKAIHRLGEGDMETPAQVRGPRDLEFLGERLDWLRNQLAEVERAKSKFVAQVSHELKTPLASIREGAELLADEVVGPLGAQQREIAGIIRKGSIQLQKLIDNLLGFSKAQAIISPMHYSEVDLERLAREVVGDYKLVVLKKDLGLDMKLEPVHLQGDRERLRTIVDNLVSNAIKYTPANGRITIRVAREAQGAVLEVVDSGPGIPAEERGKVFEPFYQGKVLPSPGHIKGTGLGLSIVREFVTAHQGTIQLLETPVGSHFRVTLPLSERGADA, from the coding sequence ATGAGCCTGTTTCGTCCGCGATCCTTTCTGCTGCTGGTCCTGCTCGGCTTCGGCTTTGTCTCGCTGCCGCTCATCGTGGCGCTGATCAATGCCGAAATCGCCATGGGCAAGCTGGCCCGGCAGGGGACCCTGGCGGTGTTCCGCTCGGTGGGCGCCACCCAGGGGGGGCGGATCCTGGTGGAGGACCTGATCGCCCTGGAGCGGCGGGCCCGGCAGTACGAGGTGCTCGGCGACCAGCACCTGCTCGAGGAGGTCGGCGGCCTGCACGAGGAGATCGACCGCACCCTGCGCCAGCTGCTGGCCCTGCCGCTGGAGGATGCCCAGCACAAGCGGCTGCGGGACATGGAGAAGGGGGTGCACGAGGTGGTGACCGCCCTCTCCGAACAGCCGCGGGGCTCCGAGGCGCAGAAGGCGGCCCTGGAGCGCTTCACCGAACTCAACCGGATGGCCAACCGGCTTTACTCGGAAAACAACGAGTTGATCGTCCGCGAGGTCAACCAGATGCAGAAATCCGTTTCGGCGGCCCAGAAAACCCTGATCTGGCAGGCCGTGGCGCTGATCCCGTTCTCGATCCTGTTCGTGGCCCTGTTCACCCACCTGCTCTCGCGGCCGATCAAGCAGATCGTCAAGGCCATACATCGCCTTGGCGAAGGGGATATGGAGACCCCGGCACAGGTGCGCGGGCCCCGCGACCTGGAGTTTCTCGGCGAGCGGCTCGACTGGCTGCGCAACCAGCTGGCCGAGGTGGAGCGGGCCAAGAGCAAGTTCGTCGCCCAGGTCTCCCACGAGCTCAAGACGCCGCTGGCCTCGATCCGGGAGGGGGCGGAGCTGCTCGCCGACGAGGTGGTGGGCCCGCTCGGGGCGCAGCAGCGGGAGATCGCCGGCATCATCCGCAAGGGGAGCATCCAGCTGCAGAAGCTCATCGACAACCTGCTCGGCTTCAGCAAGGCCCAGGCGATCATTTCGCCCATGCACTACTCGGAGGTCGATCTGGAGCGGTTGGCCCGGGAAGTGGTCGGCGACTACAAGCTGGTGGTGCTCAAGAAGGATCTCGGCCTCGATATGAAGCTCGAACCGGTGCACCTGCAGGGAGACCGGGAGCGGCTCAGGACCATTGTGGACAACCTGGTTTCCAATGCGATAAAATACACCCCGGCCAATGGCAGGATCACCATCCGCGTTGCCCGCGAGGCGCAGGGCGCGGTGCTCGAGGTGGTCGACAGCGGGCCGGGCATTCCGGCCGAGGAGCGGGGCAAGGTGTTCGAACCGTTTTACCAGGGGAAGGTTCTTCCCTCCCCCGGACATATCAAGGGGACCGGTTTGGGGTTGTCTATCGTGCGGGAATTCGTGACGGCTCACCAGGGAACCATCCAGTTGCTGGAGACCCCGGTCGGCAGCCATTTCCGCGTCACCCTGCCGCTGAGCGAGAGGGGGGCCGACGCATGA
- a CDS encoding sigma 54-interacting transcriptional regulator, protein MPDSKFRILLVDDDPDLLRLLSMRLGGAGYEVSTAESGEKALGQFTVFRPHLVISDLRMEGMGGMALFQAIRDINSSIPVIIITAHGSIPDAVEATKQGVFSFLTKPLNGRDLILEVEKALKVSAGPGRDLGEVGSEWRRDLITQSPIMEDLLAKAKLAGESGSSILLLGESGSGKEMLAKAIHLASPRKDQPFVAVNCGAIPEALLESELFGHTKGSFTGAVQDHAGLFKSAHGGTLFLDEIGDMPLPLQVKLLRVLQEKEVRPLGSTRAIPVDVRIISATHRNLEKELAEGKFREDLYYRLNVVSLELPTLAQRREDIPLLANHFLVKLTKKNRKKINGFSSEAMEVLLAAQWPGNIRQLINVVEQAVALATTPVISADLLKSAIRDNPEKIPSFAEARRKFEQEYLVRLLQITRGNVSQAARLAKRNRTDFYKLLQRHHIVPTMFKS, encoded by the coding sequence ATGCCCGACTCAAAGTTCAGGATCTTGCTGGTCGACGACGACCCGGATCTGCTCCGCCTGCTTTCCATGCGCCTGGGGGGCGCCGGCTACGAGGTCAGCACCGCCGAGAGCGGTGAGAAGGCCCTGGGCCAGTTCACCGTCTTTCGTCCCCACCTGGTGATCTCCGATCTGCGCATGGAGGGGATGGGCGGCATGGCCCTGTTCCAGGCCATCCGCGACATCAACTCCTCCATTCCGGTCATCATCATTACCGCCCACGGCTCCATCCCCGATGCTGTCGAAGCCACCAAACAGGGGGTTTTTTCTTTTCTGACCAAGCCCCTCAACGGCCGTGACCTGATCCTGGAAGTGGAAAAGGCGCTGAAGGTCTCCGCAGGCCCCGGCCGCGACCTGGGAGAGGTCGGTTCCGAATGGCGCAGGGACCTGATCACCCAGAGCCCCATCATGGAAGACCTGCTGGCCAAGGCCAAGCTGGCCGGCGAGAGCGGCTCGAGCATTCTGCTGCTGGGCGAGAGTGGCTCGGGCAAGGAGATGCTGGCCAAGGCCATTCACCTGGCCAGCCCGCGCAAGGATCAACCGTTTGTGGCGGTCAACTGCGGGGCCATCCCCGAAGCCCTGCTCGAGTCGGAGCTGTTCGGGCATACCAAGGGGTCGTTCACCGGGGCGGTTCAGGACCATGCCGGCCTGTTCAAATCGGCCCACGGCGGCACCCTGTTCCTCGACGAGATCGGCGACATGCCCCTGCCGCTGCAGGTCAAGCTGCTGCGGGTGCTGCAGGAGAAGGAGGTGCGTCCGCTGGGCTCGACCCGCGCCATTCCCGTCGACGTGCGGATCATCTCGGCGACCCACCGCAACCTGGAGAAGGAACTCGCCGAGGGGAAATTCCGCGAGGACCTTTATTACCGGCTCAACGTGGTCTCCCTGGAACTGCCGACCCTGGCCCAGCGCCGGGAAGACATCCCGCTGCTGGCGAACCACTTCCTGGTCAAACTCACCAAGAAAAACCGCAAGAAGATCAATGGCTTCTCCTCGGAAGCCATGGAGGTGCTGCTGGCCGCCCAGTGGCCGGGAAACATCCGCCAGCTGATCAACGTGGTCGAGCAGGCGGTGGCCTTGGCGACCACCCCGGTGATTTCCGCCGACCTGCTGAAAAGCGCCATCCGGGACAATCCCGAGAAAATCCCCTCCTTCGCCGAGGCGCGCCGCAAGTTCGAGCAGGAGTACCTGGTGCGCCTGCTGCAGATCACCCGGGGCAACGTCAGCCAGGCGGCACGGTTGGCCAAGCGCAACAGGACAGACTTCTACAAGCTCCTGCAGCGCCACCACATCGTGCCCACCATGTTCAAAAGCTGA